A region from the Manihot esculenta cultivar AM560-2 chromosome 13, M.esculenta_v8, whole genome shotgun sequence genome encodes:
- the LOC110630249 gene encoding transcription factor PIF1 isoform X1, translating into MNRYVPDFEIGDDCAIPTSSTFSRPKKSITSEDDIMELLWQNGQVVVQSQTQMSVKKAQHHKYDDAVLPVEQSTPREIRSSSNEQQQHLFMQEDEMASWLHYPLNDTNFDQDFCADLLYPSTGYVSSTTTNTSAVPQRSTHNPEARLHPTVSAASAMPTATATASRPPIPPTRRAEVVQNFGHFSRHRAKGGKSESGPSNLKNVVRESTVVDSTDTSATGSESRTSEAAFARSAAGVSSVNINASGTGSGAAVAGTSSREGGSNNKDMTTREMTVTSSPGGSSASAEPPALKLATDDRKRKGREEDTEYHSEDVEFESADAKRQVRGSTSTKRSRAAEVHNLSERRRRDRINEKMKALQELIPRCNKVMSDKASMLDEAIEYLKSLQLQVQMMSMGCSMVPMMFSGIQQYMPPLRMGMGIGMGMEMGMNRPMMPFPNVLAAAPMPTPVAAAHLGPRFPKPAFHMPPVPAPPPDPSRTQATNQSDPMLSAVSAQNPNQPRPPIFSDPYQQYLGLQQMQKPVSQNQEMTRPGTSQAAENLDNSPSGSGTQYSSKTPLAL; encoded by the exons ATGAATCGCTACGTTCCCGATTTCGAAATCGGTGACGACTGCGCAATACCCACTTCTTCGACCTTCAGTCGCCCTAAGAAATCAATCAC GTCGGAGGACGATATCATGGAGCTGCTATGGCAGAATGGACAGGTGGTCGTCCAGAGCCAAACCCAAATGTCTGTCAAGAAAGCGCAGCACCACAAATACGACGACGCTGTGCTTCCCGTTGAGCAATCAACACCCAGAGAGATCCGATCAAGTTCAAATGAACAACAGCAGCATCTGTTTATGCAAGAGGACGAGATGGCCTCTTGGCTTCATTACCCTCTCAACGACACTAATTTCGACCAAGATTTCTGCGCTGATCTCCTCTATCCTTCCACTGGTTATGTCAGTTCCACTACCACAAATACCAGCGCCGTTCCCCAACGTTCAACTCACAATCCAGAGGCTCGCCTGCATCCGACGGTTTCTGCTGCTAGCGCTATGCCAACAGCCACCGCCACGGCTTCCAGACCTCCGATACCACCAACGAGGAGAGCGGAGGTGGTGCAGAACTTTGGCCACTTCTCCAGACATAGAGCGAAGGGCGGCAAGTCCGAATCAGGGCCGTCAAATTTAAAAAACGTGGTGAGGGAATCGACAGTTGTGGACTCCACTGATACATCGGCGACGGGTTCCGAGTCTAGAACTTCGGAGGCGGCGTTCGCGAGGAGTGCTGCCGGTGTATCGAGTGTCAATATTAATGCTAGCGGGACAGGGAGCGGCGCCGCTGTAGCGGGTACCTCTTCCCGGGAAGGTGGGAGTAATAATAAGGATATGACGACGCGCGAGATGACTGTGACTTCGTCCCCCGGTGGCTCCAGCGCCAGCGCCGAACCGCCGGCTCTGAAGCTGGCGACGGATGACAGGAAGCGCAAGGGAAGGGAGGAGGACACAGAGTATCACAGCGAG GATGTTGAGTTTGAATCTGCTGATGCAAAGAGACAAGTTCGTGGATCAACATCTACAAAGAGATCTCGTGCTGCAGAAGTTCACAACCTGTCAGAGAGG AGACGGCGAGACCGGATAAATGAGAAGATGAAGGCTTTGCAAGAGCTTATACCTCGATGCAACAAGGTGAT GTCTGACAAAGCTTCCATGTTGGATGAAGCAATCGAGTACCTGAAATCACTTCAGTTGCAAGTACAG ATGATGTCCATGGGATGTAGCATGGTCCCAATGATGTTCTCAGGCATTCAGCAGTATATGCCACCATTGAGAATGGGAATGGGGATTGGCATGGGCATGGAAATGGGCATGAATCGGCCTATGATGCCATTTCCCAATGTTCTAGCTGCTGCACCTATGCCTACACCAGTTGCAGCAGCTCATTTGGGTCCAAGGTTCCCTAAGCCAGCTTTTCATATGCCCCCTGTCCCTGCACCACCCCCTGATCCATCCAGAACACAAGCAACAAACCAGTCAGATCCCATGCTAAGTGCAGTAAGCGCACAGAATCCAAACCAGCCACGACCACCAATTTTTTCTGATCCTTACCAGCAATACCTTGGTCTGCAGCAGATGCAAAAACCAGTATCACAG AACCAAGAAATGACTCGGCCAGGTACCAGTCAAGCAGCTGAGAATCTTGATAATAGCCCGTCTG GAAGTGGAACGCAATATTCTTCTAAAACTCCACTTGCACTTTGA
- the LOC110630249 gene encoding transcription factor PIF1 isoform X3, with the protein MNRYVPDFEIGDDCAIPTSSTFSRPKKSITSEDDIMELLWQNGQVVVQSQTQMSVKKAQHHKYDDAVLPVEQSTPREIRSSSNEQQQHLFMQEDEMASWLHYPLNDTNFDQDFCADLLYPSTGYVSSTTTNTSAVPQRSTHNPEARLHPTVSAASAMPTATATASRPPIPPTRRAEVVQNFGHFSRHRAKGGKSESGPSNLKNVVRESTVVDSTDTSATGSESRTSEAAFARSAAGVSSVNINASGTGSGAAVAGTSSREGGSNNKDMTTREMTVTSSPGGSSASAEPPALKLATDDRKRKGREEDTEYHSEDVEFESADAKRQVRGSTSTKRSRAAEVHNLSERRRRDRINEKMKALQELIPRCNKVMSDKASMLDEAIEYLKSLQLQVQMMSMGCSMVPMMFSGIQQYMPPLRMGMGIGMGMEMGMNRPMMPFPNVLAAAPMPTPVAAAHLGPRFPKPAFHMPPVPAPPPDPSRTQATNQSDPMLSAVSAQNPNQPRPPIFSDPYQQYLGLQQMQKPVSQNQEMTRPGTSQAAENLDNSPSGT; encoded by the exons ATGAATCGCTACGTTCCCGATTTCGAAATCGGTGACGACTGCGCAATACCCACTTCTTCGACCTTCAGTCGCCCTAAGAAATCAATCAC GTCGGAGGACGATATCATGGAGCTGCTATGGCAGAATGGACAGGTGGTCGTCCAGAGCCAAACCCAAATGTCTGTCAAGAAAGCGCAGCACCACAAATACGACGACGCTGTGCTTCCCGTTGAGCAATCAACACCCAGAGAGATCCGATCAAGTTCAAATGAACAACAGCAGCATCTGTTTATGCAAGAGGACGAGATGGCCTCTTGGCTTCATTACCCTCTCAACGACACTAATTTCGACCAAGATTTCTGCGCTGATCTCCTCTATCCTTCCACTGGTTATGTCAGTTCCACTACCACAAATACCAGCGCCGTTCCCCAACGTTCAACTCACAATCCAGAGGCTCGCCTGCATCCGACGGTTTCTGCTGCTAGCGCTATGCCAACAGCCACCGCCACGGCTTCCAGACCTCCGATACCACCAACGAGGAGAGCGGAGGTGGTGCAGAACTTTGGCCACTTCTCCAGACATAGAGCGAAGGGCGGCAAGTCCGAATCAGGGCCGTCAAATTTAAAAAACGTGGTGAGGGAATCGACAGTTGTGGACTCCACTGATACATCGGCGACGGGTTCCGAGTCTAGAACTTCGGAGGCGGCGTTCGCGAGGAGTGCTGCCGGTGTATCGAGTGTCAATATTAATGCTAGCGGGACAGGGAGCGGCGCCGCTGTAGCGGGTACCTCTTCCCGGGAAGGTGGGAGTAATAATAAGGATATGACGACGCGCGAGATGACTGTGACTTCGTCCCCCGGTGGCTCCAGCGCCAGCGCCGAACCGCCGGCTCTGAAGCTGGCGACGGATGACAGGAAGCGCAAGGGAAGGGAGGAGGACACAGAGTATCACAGCGAG GATGTTGAGTTTGAATCTGCTGATGCAAAGAGACAAGTTCGTGGATCAACATCTACAAAGAGATCTCGTGCTGCAGAAGTTCACAACCTGTCAGAGAGG AGACGGCGAGACCGGATAAATGAGAAGATGAAGGCTTTGCAAGAGCTTATACCTCGATGCAACAAGGTGAT GTCTGACAAAGCTTCCATGTTGGATGAAGCAATCGAGTACCTGAAATCACTTCAGTTGCAAGTACAG ATGATGTCCATGGGATGTAGCATGGTCCCAATGATGTTCTCAGGCATTCAGCAGTATATGCCACCATTGAGAATGGGAATGGGGATTGGCATGGGCATGGAAATGGGCATGAATCGGCCTATGATGCCATTTCCCAATGTTCTAGCTGCTGCACCTATGCCTACACCAGTTGCAGCAGCTCATTTGGGTCCAAGGTTCCCTAAGCCAGCTTTTCATATGCCCCCTGTCCCTGCACCACCCCCTGATCCATCCAGAACACAAGCAACAAACCAGTCAGATCCCATGCTAAGTGCAGTAAGCGCACAGAATCCAAACCAGCCACGACCACCAATTTTTTCTGATCCTTACCAGCAATACCTTGGTCTGCAGCAGATGCAAAAACCAGTATCACAG AACCAAGAAATGACTCGGCCAGGTACCAGTCAAGCAGCTGAGAATCTTGATAATAGCCCGTCTG GGACATGA
- the LOC110630249 gene encoding transcription factor PIF1 isoform X4 yields the protein MNRYVPDFEIGDDCAIPTSSTFSRPKKSITSEDDIMELLWQNGQVVVQSQTQMSVKKAQHHKYDDAVLPVEQSTPREIRSSSNEQQQHLFMQEDEMASWLHYPLNDTNFDQDFCADLLYPSTGYVSSTTTNTSAVPQRSTHNPEARLHPTVSAASAMPTATATASRPPIPPTRRAEVVQNFGHFSRHRAKGGKSESGPSNLKNVVRESTVVDSTDTSATGSESRTSEAAFARSAAGVSSVNINASGTGSGAAVAGTSSREGGSNNKDMTTREMTVTSSPGGSSASAEPPALKLATDDRKRKGREEDTEYHSEDVEFESADAKRQVRGSTSTKRSRAAEVHNLSERRRRDRINEKMKALQELIPRCNKVMSDKASMLDEAIEYLKSLQLQVQMMSMGCSMVPMMFSGIQQYMPPLRMGMGIGMGMEMGMNRPMMPFPNVLAAAPMPTPVAAAHLGPRFPKPAFHMPPVPAPPPDPSRTQATNQSDPMLSAVSAQNPNQPRPPIFSDPYQQYLGLQQMQKPVSQNQEMTRPGTSQAAENLDNSPSDN from the exons ATGAATCGCTACGTTCCCGATTTCGAAATCGGTGACGACTGCGCAATACCCACTTCTTCGACCTTCAGTCGCCCTAAGAAATCAATCAC GTCGGAGGACGATATCATGGAGCTGCTATGGCAGAATGGACAGGTGGTCGTCCAGAGCCAAACCCAAATGTCTGTCAAGAAAGCGCAGCACCACAAATACGACGACGCTGTGCTTCCCGTTGAGCAATCAACACCCAGAGAGATCCGATCAAGTTCAAATGAACAACAGCAGCATCTGTTTATGCAAGAGGACGAGATGGCCTCTTGGCTTCATTACCCTCTCAACGACACTAATTTCGACCAAGATTTCTGCGCTGATCTCCTCTATCCTTCCACTGGTTATGTCAGTTCCACTACCACAAATACCAGCGCCGTTCCCCAACGTTCAACTCACAATCCAGAGGCTCGCCTGCATCCGACGGTTTCTGCTGCTAGCGCTATGCCAACAGCCACCGCCACGGCTTCCAGACCTCCGATACCACCAACGAGGAGAGCGGAGGTGGTGCAGAACTTTGGCCACTTCTCCAGACATAGAGCGAAGGGCGGCAAGTCCGAATCAGGGCCGTCAAATTTAAAAAACGTGGTGAGGGAATCGACAGTTGTGGACTCCACTGATACATCGGCGACGGGTTCCGAGTCTAGAACTTCGGAGGCGGCGTTCGCGAGGAGTGCTGCCGGTGTATCGAGTGTCAATATTAATGCTAGCGGGACAGGGAGCGGCGCCGCTGTAGCGGGTACCTCTTCCCGGGAAGGTGGGAGTAATAATAAGGATATGACGACGCGCGAGATGACTGTGACTTCGTCCCCCGGTGGCTCCAGCGCCAGCGCCGAACCGCCGGCTCTGAAGCTGGCGACGGATGACAGGAAGCGCAAGGGAAGGGAGGAGGACACAGAGTATCACAGCGAG GATGTTGAGTTTGAATCTGCTGATGCAAAGAGACAAGTTCGTGGATCAACATCTACAAAGAGATCTCGTGCTGCAGAAGTTCACAACCTGTCAGAGAGG AGACGGCGAGACCGGATAAATGAGAAGATGAAGGCTTTGCAAGAGCTTATACCTCGATGCAACAAGGTGAT GTCTGACAAAGCTTCCATGTTGGATGAAGCAATCGAGTACCTGAAATCACTTCAGTTGCAAGTACAG ATGATGTCCATGGGATGTAGCATGGTCCCAATGATGTTCTCAGGCATTCAGCAGTATATGCCACCATTGAGAATGGGAATGGGGATTGGCATGGGCATGGAAATGGGCATGAATCGGCCTATGATGCCATTTCCCAATGTTCTAGCTGCTGCACCTATGCCTACACCAGTTGCAGCAGCTCATTTGGGTCCAAGGTTCCCTAAGCCAGCTTTTCATATGCCCCCTGTCCCTGCACCACCCCCTGATCCATCCAGAACACAAGCAACAAACCAGTCAGATCCCATGCTAAGTGCAGTAAGCGCACAGAATCCAAACCAGCCACGACCACCAATTTTTTCTGATCCTTACCAGCAATACCTTGGTCTGCAGCAGATGCAAAAACCAGTATCACAG AACCAAGAAATGACTCGGCCAGGTACCAGTCAAGCAGCTGAGAATCTTGATAATAGCCCGTCTG ATAACTAG
- the LOC110630249 gene encoding transcription factor PIF1 isoform X2, whose protein sequence is MNRYVPDFEIGDDCAIPTSSTFSRPKKSITSEDDIMELLWQNGQVVVQSQTQMSVKKAQHHKYDDAVLPVEQSTPREIRSSSNEQQQHLFMQEDEMASWLHYPLNDTNFDQDFCADLLYPSTGYVSSTTTNTSAVPQRSTHNPEARLHPTVSAASAMPTATATASRPPIPPTRRAEVVQNFGHFSRHRAKGGKSESGPSNLKNVVRESTVVDSTDTSATGSESRTSEAAFARSAAGVSSVNINASGTGSGAAVAGTSSREGGSNNKDMTTREMTVTSSPGGSSASAEPPALKLATDDRKRKGREEDTEYHSEDVEFESADAKRQVRGSTSTKRSRAAEVHNLSERRRRDRINEKMKALQELIPRCNKSDKASMLDEAIEYLKSLQLQVQMMSMGCSMVPMMFSGIQQYMPPLRMGMGIGMGMEMGMNRPMMPFPNVLAAAPMPTPVAAAHLGPRFPKPAFHMPPVPAPPPDPSRTQATNQSDPMLSAVSAQNPNQPRPPIFSDPYQQYLGLQQMQKPVSQNQEMTRPGTSQAAENLDNSPSGSGTQYSSKTPLAL, encoded by the exons ATGAATCGCTACGTTCCCGATTTCGAAATCGGTGACGACTGCGCAATACCCACTTCTTCGACCTTCAGTCGCCCTAAGAAATCAATCAC GTCGGAGGACGATATCATGGAGCTGCTATGGCAGAATGGACAGGTGGTCGTCCAGAGCCAAACCCAAATGTCTGTCAAGAAAGCGCAGCACCACAAATACGACGACGCTGTGCTTCCCGTTGAGCAATCAACACCCAGAGAGATCCGATCAAGTTCAAATGAACAACAGCAGCATCTGTTTATGCAAGAGGACGAGATGGCCTCTTGGCTTCATTACCCTCTCAACGACACTAATTTCGACCAAGATTTCTGCGCTGATCTCCTCTATCCTTCCACTGGTTATGTCAGTTCCACTACCACAAATACCAGCGCCGTTCCCCAACGTTCAACTCACAATCCAGAGGCTCGCCTGCATCCGACGGTTTCTGCTGCTAGCGCTATGCCAACAGCCACCGCCACGGCTTCCAGACCTCCGATACCACCAACGAGGAGAGCGGAGGTGGTGCAGAACTTTGGCCACTTCTCCAGACATAGAGCGAAGGGCGGCAAGTCCGAATCAGGGCCGTCAAATTTAAAAAACGTGGTGAGGGAATCGACAGTTGTGGACTCCACTGATACATCGGCGACGGGTTCCGAGTCTAGAACTTCGGAGGCGGCGTTCGCGAGGAGTGCTGCCGGTGTATCGAGTGTCAATATTAATGCTAGCGGGACAGGGAGCGGCGCCGCTGTAGCGGGTACCTCTTCCCGGGAAGGTGGGAGTAATAATAAGGATATGACGACGCGCGAGATGACTGTGACTTCGTCCCCCGGTGGCTCCAGCGCCAGCGCCGAACCGCCGGCTCTGAAGCTGGCGACGGATGACAGGAAGCGCAAGGGAAGGGAGGAGGACACAGAGTATCACAGCGAG GATGTTGAGTTTGAATCTGCTGATGCAAAGAGACAAGTTCGTGGATCAACATCTACAAAGAGATCTCGTGCTGCAGAAGTTCACAACCTGTCAGAGAGG AGACGGCGAGACCGGATAAATGAGAAGATGAAGGCTTTGCAAGAGCTTATACCTCGATGCAACAAG TCTGACAAAGCTTCCATGTTGGATGAAGCAATCGAGTACCTGAAATCACTTCAGTTGCAAGTACAG ATGATGTCCATGGGATGTAGCATGGTCCCAATGATGTTCTCAGGCATTCAGCAGTATATGCCACCATTGAGAATGGGAATGGGGATTGGCATGGGCATGGAAATGGGCATGAATCGGCCTATGATGCCATTTCCCAATGTTCTAGCTGCTGCACCTATGCCTACACCAGTTGCAGCAGCTCATTTGGGTCCAAGGTTCCCTAAGCCAGCTTTTCATATGCCCCCTGTCCCTGCACCACCCCCTGATCCATCCAGAACACAAGCAACAAACCAGTCAGATCCCATGCTAAGTGCAGTAAGCGCACAGAATCCAAACCAGCCACGACCACCAATTTTTTCTGATCCTTACCAGCAATACCTTGGTCTGCAGCAGATGCAAAAACCAGTATCACAG AACCAAGAAATGACTCGGCCAGGTACCAGTCAAGCAGCTGAGAATCTTGATAATAGCCCGTCTG GAAGTGGAACGCAATATTCTTCTAAAACTCCACTTGCACTTTGA
- the LOC110630205 gene encoding 26S proteasome regulatory subunit 4 homolog A, giving the protein MGQGPSGHRSGLPGDRKPDGGDKKDKKFEPAAPPARVGRKQRKQKGPEAAARLPTVTPLTKCKLRLLKLERIKDYLLMEEEFVANQERLKPQEEKAEEDRSKVDDLRGSPMSVGNLEELIDENHAIVSSSVGPEYYVGILSFVDKDQLEPGCAILMHNKVLSVVGLLQDEVDPMVSVMKVEKAPLESYADIGGLDAQIQEIKEAVELPLTHPELYEDIGIKPPKGVILYGEPGTGKTLLAKAVANSTSATFLRVVGSELIQKYLGDGPKLVRELFRVADDLSPSIVFIDEIDAVGTKRYDAHSGGEREIQRTMLELLNQLDGFDSRGDVKVILATNRIESLDPALLRPGRIDRKIEFPLPDIKTRRRIFQIHTSRMTLADDVNLEEFVMTKDEFSGADIKAICTEAGLLALRERRMKVTHGDFKKAKEKVMFKKKEGVPEGLYM; this is encoded by the exons ATGGGTCAGGGACCATCTGGTCACCGGTCAGGTCTCCCGGGAGACCGGAAGCCCGACGGAGGTGATAAGAAAGACAAGAAATTCGAGCCGGCTGCTCCACCGGCCCGTGTCGGCCGAAAACAGCGCAAACAGAAGGGTCCGGAGGCTGCTGCCCGGCTGCCGACTGTCACGCCATTGACAAAGTGCAAGCTGAGGCTCTTAAAATTGGAGAGGATTAAGGATTATCTGCTGATGGAGGAGGAGTTCGTGGCCAACCAGGAAAGGTTGAAACCTCAGGAAGAGAAAGCGGAGGAGGACCGATCCAAAGTTGATGATTTGAGGGGATCCCCTATGAGCGTGGGGAACTTGGAAGAGTTGATTGATGAAAATCACGCCATTGTTTCTTCGTCGGTTGGGCCTGAGTATTATGTTGGAATTTTGTCTTTCGTTGACAAGGATCAGCTGGAGCCTGGATGTGCTATCTTGATGCATAATAAG GTCCTATCTGTTGTTGGGCTTCTTCAGGATGAAGTTGATCCGATGGTGTCTGTAATGAAGGTGGAGAAGGCTCCATTAGAGTCTTATGCTGACATAGGTGGTTTAGATGCCCAAATACAAGAAATTAAAGAAGCAGTTGAGCTCCCTCTGACTCATCCTGAACTGTATGAAGATATTGGTATTAAGCCTCCAAAGGGAGTCATACTATATGGAGAACCTGGGACTGGAAAAACCTTGCTCGCAAAG GCAGTGGCAAATTCAACATCAGCAACTTTCTTACGTGTTGTTGGTAGTGAATTAATTCAAAAGTACTTGGGAGATGGCCCAAAATTAGTGAGGGAACTTTTCAGAGTTGCTGATGATCTCTCGCCATcaattgtcttcattgatgaaaTTGATGCAGTTGGTACAAAGAG GTATGATGCCCACTCTGGTGGTGAACGTGAAATACAGAGAACCATGTTGGAATTATTGAACCAATTGGATGGTTTTGACTCAAGAGGAGATGTCAAAGTAATTCTTGCAACCAACCGAATTGAAAGTCTTGATCCAGCTTTGCTTCGACCTGGTCGAATAGATAGGAAGATTGAATTCCCACTTCCTGATATCAAGACAAGGCGGCGTATTTTCCAG ATACACACATCAAGGATGACATTGGCTGATGATGTCAACTTGGAAGAATTTGTTATGACTAAAGATGAGTTCTCTGGAGCTGATATAAAAGCTATATGTACTGAAGCTGGTTTGCTTGCTTTAAGAGAAAGACGAATGAAG gtgacacatggagacTTCAAAAAGGCAAAGGAGAAGGTTATGTTCAAGAAGAAGGAAGGCGTACCAGAAGGACTTTATATGTGA
- the LOC110630105 gene encoding glycine-rich protein 5 — translation MQINARDVPSVKTTVSTPKDSGLNDQKNFVTFGDVGGFAGLGGFGGVGGGSGLGGATGLGEPGGLGGGDRGLGCLGGGVGGGVRGGSGVIPCP, via the coding sequence ATGCAAATCAATGCTAGAGACGTACCTAGCGTAAAAACTACTGTTTCCACGCCCAAAGATTCTGGTCTAAATGATCAAAAGAACTTCGTCACTTTCGGTGATGTTGGTGGCTTTGCTGGCCTTGGAGGGTTTGGTGGAGTTGGTGGTGGAAGTGGATTAGGTGGTGCAACTGGACTAGGTGAACCTGGAGGCTTGGGTGGTGGCGATCGTGGTCTGGGTTGCCTTGGTGGTGGTGTAGGCGGTGGAGTTCGGGGTGGATCAGGCGTTATTCCATGCCCCTGA
- the LOC122721548 gene encoding glycine-rich protein 5-like, whose protein sequence is MARWFCMLLVFLVFALASARNVPKDAGLQGQKNFFAFGGVGGFAGVGSGIGGGGFPSLGGGDGGIGGLGGGSGLGGGGGLGGFPGSGGGLGGGIGGGIGGGKGDCGDGGSGLLHP, encoded by the coding sequence ATGGCGAGATGGTTCTGCATGCTTCTTGTTTTTCTAGTATTTGCTCTTGCAAGTGCTAGAAATGTCCCTAAAGACGCCGGTCTCCAAGGCCAGAAGAATTTCTTCGCATTTGGTGGCGTAGGTGGCTTTGCTGGGGTTGGTTCCGGTATTGGAGGTGGTGGGTTTCCCAGTCTCGGCGGTGGTGATGGTGGAATTGGAGGACTGGGTGGTGGATCTGGGCTCGGTGGAGGAGGTGGCTTGGGTGGCTTCCCAGGTAGCGGTGGAGGTCTAGGTGGCGGCATTGGTGGAGGAATTGGCGGTGGTAAAGGAGATTGTGGTGATGGTGGTTCTGGTCTTCTTCATCCTTGA